A stretch of the Bacillus sp. B-jedd genome encodes the following:
- a CDS encoding CPBP family glutamic-type intramembrane protease, whose translation MKNFIWGVKKIFSINSRRNRVLVLLSPLFIIGTVHLTTSTSHTHLSDNAWIMTALTYWGLSGLMIALFISKLELKGWLKNPVFSRKWLVIGLLIGIFPALGILLPNLKLLADYPVITLFLFLVALINPLFEEGYWRGLLLDAGKDYPRWAIILYSTFFFVLSHPLMWGVFSIANRSVQMYITLFIMGIVW comes from the coding sequence ATGAAGAACTTTATTTGGGGGGTTAAAAAGATTTTCAGTATAAATTCCAGAAGGAATAGAGTACTTGTTTTACTGTCGCCGCTATTCATCATTGGCACCGTCCACCTTACCACTTCAACTAGCCACACTCACCTTTCTGACAATGCCTGGATCATGACCGCATTAACCTATTGGGGCCTATCCGGATTGATGATAGCCTTATTCATTTCAAAGCTAGAACTTAAGGGGTGGTTGAAAAACCCTGTTTTCAGCCGGAAGTGGCTAGTCATTGGATTATTGATAGGGATTTTCCCGGCACTGGGCATCCTACTTCCTAACCTGAAGCTGCTCGCGGACTATCCGGTGATTACACTGTTTTTATTTCTAGTTGCACTTATAAACCCTCTTTTCGAAGAAGGGTATTGGCGGGGACTGCTATTGGATGCCGGCAAGGATTATCCCCGCTGGGCAATTATTTTATATTCCACTTTCTTTTTCGTATTGAGCCATCCGTTAATGTGGGGAGTCTTCTCAATCGCCAACCGATCCGTTCAGATGTACATCACTTTGTTTATAATGGGGATTGTTTGGTAA
- the pdaA gene encoding delta-lactam-biosynthetic de-N-acetylase: MKNLYIFLLSVCLVLTMIPGLAKGETSNTPFGWGFKRGQNEQPADAGWQFETLLDKHGAVYKGNPGEKIIYLTFDNGYENGYTGKVLDVLKKEKVPAAFFVTGHYLDSAPEYVERMVTEGHIVGNHSWGHPDFTKIPDAQIKEELEKVRAGYEELTGKKKMAYVRPPRGTFSDRSMAVSKEAGYTHVFWSLAFVDWNVNAQRGWQYSYDNIMRQIHPGAVILLHTVSKDNADALEKVIIDLKAKGYKFKSIDHLMKQKKS, translated from the coding sequence ATGAAAAATTTATATATTTTTTTGCTGTCGGTCTGTTTAGTCTTGACGATGATTCCAGGCTTGGCCAAGGGCGAAACATCAAATACCCCTTTCGGCTGGGGATTTAAACGCGGGCAAAACGAACAGCCGGCAGATGCAGGCTGGCAATTCGAAACGCTTCTCGACAAACATGGTGCTGTCTACAAAGGAAATCCAGGCGAGAAAATTATCTATCTTACTTTTGACAATGGATATGAAAATGGCTATACCGGCAAAGTTCTCGATGTACTCAAAAAAGAAAAGGTGCCAGCAGCCTTTTTCGTCACCGGCCATTATCTCGACAGCGCACCGGAATATGTCGAGCGGATGGTGACGGAAGGCCACATCGTCGGCAACCATTCATGGGGACATCCCGACTTCACGAAAATTCCCGACGCGCAAATTAAAGAAGAACTTGAGAAAGTCCGTGCCGGTTACGAGGAACTGACGGGTAAAAAGAAAATGGCTTATGTCCGTCCGCCGAGGGGAACCTTCAGCGACAGGTCAATGGCGGTTAGCAAAGAAGCAGGCTATACCCATGTATTCTGGTCACTGGCATTTGTCGACTGGAACGTCAACGCTCAACGAGGCTGGCAATATTCCTATGACAATATCATGAGGCAAATCCATCCCGGCGCCGTTATTCTTTTACACACCGTCTCAAAGGACAATGCCGATGCGCTTGAAAAAGTGATTATTGATCTTAAAGCAAAAGGATACAAATTCAAAAGCATTGACCATTTGATGAAGCAAAAGAAATCTTAA
- a CDS encoding SE1561 family protein translates to MGKDINDKDTQVTFLKQRLNMFMDLLDAIEPEEADVDDIDRLLEIIDEIELKVREFNHRDM, encoded by the coding sequence TTGGGCAAAGACATTAACGACAAAGACACGCAGGTTACCTTCCTGAAACAGCGGCTGAACATGTTCATGGACCTGCTTGACGCGATTGAACCGGAAGAAGCGGACGTTGACGACATCGACCGCCTGCTTGAAATCATTGACGAAATTGAATTAAAAGTACGCGAGTTCAATCACCGCGACATGTAA
- a CDS encoding fumarate hydratase — translation MNIEKFQESMYKLIVETSTKLPKDVRRAIKAAAERENAGTRSAMSLATITNNIKMADEQVSPICQDTGLPTFKIKTPVGANQIEMKAAIQAAIAQATKDGKLRPNSVDSLTGENSGDNLGGGTPVIKFEQWEKDYIDVRLILKGGGCENKNIQYSLPCELEGLGRAGRDLDGIRKCIMHSVYQAQGQGCSAGFIGVGIGGDRSSGYDLAKEQLFRSNDDVNPNEDLRKLEEYVIENANKLGIGTMGFGGETTLLGCKIGVMNRIPASFFVSVAYNCWAFRRLGVNVHPETGDIIDWMYQEGEMIDFRQDEALAQQETAAASEGVITLQAPITEEQIRTLKVGDVVKITGMMYTGRDAIHKYLSTNESPVDLDGQVIYHCGPVMLKDGDGKWHVKAAGPTTSIREEPYQGDIMKKFGIRAVIGKGGMGPKTLAALKEHGGVYLNAIGGAAQYYADCIKSVEGVDLMQFGIPEAMWHLKVEGFTAVVTMDSHGNSLHADVDKSSLEKLAQFKEPVFK, via the coding sequence GTGAACATAGAAAAATTTCAGGAAAGCATGTACAAATTAATTGTTGAAACATCAACGAAGCTGCCGAAGGATGTCCGGCGGGCAATCAAGGCCGCGGCGGAGCGGGAAAACGCCGGGACACGTTCGGCAATGAGCCTTGCGACTATTACGAACAATATTAAAATGGCGGACGAACAGGTTTCGCCGATTTGCCAGGACACAGGGCTGCCGACTTTCAAAATCAAAACTCCAGTCGGTGCCAATCAAATCGAAATGAAAGCAGCGATACAAGCCGCCATCGCTCAGGCGACAAAAGACGGAAAGCTGCGCCCGAACTCGGTCGACTCGCTAACAGGAGAAAACAGCGGGGACAACCTTGGCGGCGGAACGCCCGTTATTAAGTTCGAACAATGGGAGAAAGACTACATCGATGTCCGCCTGATCCTGAAAGGCGGCGGCTGTGAAAATAAAAATATCCAATATAGCCTTCCTTGCGAACTAGAGGGACTTGGCCGCGCAGGACGCGATCTGGATGGCATCCGTAAATGCATCATGCATTCCGTCTACCAGGCGCAGGGGCAGGGCTGCTCAGCAGGCTTTATCGGCGTCGGTATCGGCGGTGACCGTTCATCTGGCTACGATCTCGCGAAAGAACAGCTTTTCCGTTCCAATGACGACGTAAATCCGAATGAAGACCTTCGCAAGCTTGAAGAATACGTGATTGAAAATGCAAATAAACTTGGCATTGGGACGATGGGCTTTGGCGGAGAAACAACTCTTCTTGGCTGCAAAATTGGCGTCATGAACAGGATTCCTGCCAGTTTCTTCGTATCAGTAGCCTATAATTGCTGGGCATTCCGTCGTCTCGGAGTCAATGTGCATCCTGAAACAGGTGATATTATTGACTGGATGTACCAGGAGGGCGAGATGATTGACTTCAGGCAGGACGAAGCGCTTGCCCAACAGGAAACCGCCGCTGCCTCTGAAGGAGTCATCACACTCCAGGCACCGATTACAGAAGAACAGATTCGCACCCTGAAGGTGGGCGATGTTGTCAAAATCACCGGCATGATGTATACAGGCCGTGATGCGATTCATAAATATTTGTCGACCAATGAGTCGCCGGTCGATTTGGACGGGCAGGTCATCTACCATTGCGGCCCTGTCATGCTGAAGGATGGGGATGGGAAGTGGCACGTGAAAGCAGCCGGCCCGACAACGAGTATCCGCGAAGAGCCGTACCAAGGCGATATTATGAAGAAATTTGGCATTCGCGCGGTAATCGGAAAAGGCGGAATGGGCCCGAAAACCCTTGCCGCGCTTAAGGAACATGGCGGAGTTTATCTGAATGCCATCGGAGGAGCAGCGCAATATTACGCGGACTGCATTAAATCAGTCGAAGGCGTCGACTTGATGCAATTCGGGATTCCAGAAGCGATGTGGCATTTAAAGGTTGAAGGATTTACTGCTGTCGTAACCATGGACTCACACGGAAACAGCCTGCACGCAGACGTCGACAAATCATCTTTAGAAAAACTGGCGCAGTTCAAGGAGCCGGTGTTTAAATAA
- the rlmD gene encoding 23S rRNA (uracil(1939)-C(5))-methyltransferase RlmD, whose amino-acid sequence MKKEQAIKIETKQTFPLTIKRLGINGEGVGYFKRQVVFVPGALPGEEVVVEATKINPKFAEARIKKIRKASPYRVAPPCPVYEQCGGCQLQHLKYERQLVEKRDIVMQSLERHTKLKLDELDIRPMIGMEDPWSYRNKSSFQVGVEKGKVLAGLYGLNSHKLINIEQCAVQHSATTEATLMVRQILQDLRIPIYNEKNRKGIVRTIVTRVGVQSKELQVVLITTQRDIPKRELLIEEITKRLPGVKSIVQNINGERTSLIFGKETATLSGSDFIQETLGDLQFELSARTFFQLNPVQTVKLYDEVKKAAELTGSEKVVDAYCGVGTIGLWVADKAGEIRGMDIIPESIEDAKKNAARHGINHAKYVTGKAEELLPKWTKEGWRPDVVIVDPPRTGLDGKLLETLLKVKPKKIVYVSCNPSTLARDIQTLSGIFNVEYIQPVDMFPQTAHVEAVCRLGLNVTNH is encoded by the coding sequence ATGAAAAAAGAACAGGCCATTAAAATAGAAACGAAGCAGACATTCCCGCTTACGATCAAGCGGCTCGGCATTAACGGAGAAGGTGTCGGCTATTTCAAAAGGCAGGTTGTCTTCGTGCCAGGCGCGCTGCCTGGTGAGGAAGTCGTCGTTGAGGCGACGAAAATCAACCCGAAGTTCGCCGAAGCACGGATTAAAAAAATCCGTAAAGCCTCGCCATATCGGGTGGCTCCGCCCTGCCCAGTTTATGAACAGTGCGGGGGCTGCCAGCTACAGCATCTCAAGTATGAGCGGCAGCTCGTCGAAAAGCGCGACATTGTCATGCAATCACTTGAGCGTCACACAAAGCTGAAGCTTGATGAACTCGATATCCGTCCGATGATTGGAATGGAAGATCCATGGTCATACCGAAACAAAAGCAGCTTCCAGGTCGGTGTTGAAAAGGGCAAGGTGCTCGCTGGCCTGTATGGCCTGAACTCACATAAGCTTATCAACATCGAACAATGCGCTGTCCAGCATTCCGCGACAACAGAAGCAACATTGATGGTCAGGCAGATTCTACAGGACCTGCGCATTCCTATTTATAATGAAAAAAACCGCAAAGGAATCGTGCGCACGATCGTTACCCGTGTTGGCGTCCAGTCTAAGGAACTGCAGGTCGTGCTGATTACGACACAGCGGGATATTCCGAAAAGGGAGTTATTAATAGAAGAAATTACGAAGAGGCTTCCGGGAGTTAAGTCAATTGTCCAGAATATTAACGGGGAAAGAACTTCATTGATTTTTGGAAAAGAAACCGCTACGTTGTCGGGCAGCGATTTTATCCAGGAAACACTCGGGGACCTACAGTTTGAGCTTTCCGCCAGGACATTCTTCCAATTGAATCCCGTCCAGACGGTTAAACTTTATGATGAGGTGAAAAAGGCAGCCGAGCTGACTGGATCTGAAAAGGTTGTCGATGCCTACTGCGGAGTTGGCACAATCGGACTTTGGGTCGCAGACAAAGCTGGGGAAATCAGAGGGATGGACATCATTCCTGAATCCATCGAGGACGCCAAGAAAAACGCCGCCCGCCACGGCATTAACCATGCCAAATATGTAACAGGCAAGGCGGAAGAGCTGCTGCCGAAGTGGACAAAGGAAGGCTGGCGGCCGGATGTCGTCATTGTGGATCCGCCAAGAACCGGCCTTGACGGCAAGCTGCTGGAGACACTGCTAAAAGTTAAACCAAAGAAAATTGTCTATGTGTCATGTAATCCTTCCACACTGGCCAGGGACATCCAGACATTGAGCGGGATATTCAATGTTGAATATATCCAGCCAGTTGATATGTTCCCGCAGACAGCGCATGTTGAGGCTGTTTGTAGATTGGGACTTAATGTAACTAACCATTAA
- a CDS encoding DNA-3-methyladenine glycosylase family protein, which translates to MWQEMIQIDGPYNFDMVLDRLSMDPLNALDLEKRTITVPIRLDGEPFTAKVTATGTTEQPGFSVEAQSGDKERIIKRLAEVFQWEVPLKDIHHHFGKTDLNAIFEEHIGTPLILDFDPFGCLLKCIIHQQLNMAFAIKLTERFVKKYGFEKDGAWFYPDPETVAMLTVEELRDLQFSGRKAEYVIDIAKAVTEGGLDLEELKQEDEQVIFDKLIKIRGIGAWTIQNFLLFGLGRQNLFPMGDIGIQNALKKLYQLERKPTQLEMEQYKTGWEPYLSYASLYLWRSIE; encoded by the coding sequence GTGTGGCAGGAAATGATTCAAATAGACGGCCCTTATAATTTTGACATGGTCCTTGACCGGCTTTCGATGGACCCGCTCAATGCGCTTGACCTGGAAAAAAGGACGATCACAGTACCGATTCGGCTGGACGGCGAACCGTTTACCGCCAAAGTGACCGCAACCGGTACTACTGAACAGCCAGGATTCAGTGTTGAAGCGCAAAGTGGCGATAAAGAACGCATCATCAAACGGCTTGCGGAAGTATTCCAATGGGAAGTGCCGTTAAAGGATATTCATCATCATTTTGGCAAAACTGACCTCAATGCCATCTTCGAAGAACATATCGGAACACCGCTCATTCTCGACTTCGACCCGTTCGGCTGCCTTTTGAAATGTATTATCCACCAGCAGCTCAATATGGCCTTTGCCATTAAGCTGACAGAACGATTCGTCAAAAAGTATGGTTTTGAAAAAGACGGCGCCTGGTTTTATCCGGATCCGGAAACGGTTGCTATGCTGACGGTCGAAGAACTAAGGGACCTGCAATTCAGCGGCAGGAAAGCGGAGTATGTTATTGATATCGCCAAAGCAGTCACAGAAGGTGGACTGGACTTGGAGGAGCTCAAGCAGGAGGATGAGCAAGTCATTTTCGACAAACTCATCAAAATCCGCGGCATTGGCGCCTGGACAATCCAAAACTTCCTGCTATTCGGACTCGGCCGCCAGAACCTATTTCCAATGGGGGACATCGGCATCCAAAACGCACTTAAAAAACTATACCAACTCGAACGCAAACCCACACAACTAGAAATGGAACAATACAAAACCGGCTGGGAACCCTACCTCAGCTACGCCTCCCTCTATTTGTGGAGAAGCATAGAATGA
- a CDS encoding XRE family transcriptional regulator — protein sequence MNVNQETVFNPKRLREARLVRGMTIKGLADTIGVSKQAISQFELGEHMPKQETMMALINTLGFPKSFFYKDFKEQYVGNTFFRANATATKMSKEMQLNKSLLAGYIYSYLSDLIEFPDLNLPDVSELNTNWDDNNAIEELAKRVREYWGIGENPIANIVHLLERNGIMVFSVDTDSQKVDAFCQHRTGRPFIFLGNDKQSAFRRQFDGGHELGHVLMHEDIDNQDTLSREEIKAMENQANRFASALLLPAEAFAKSVTSTSLLHFIELKKYWQVSIGAMIYRSYQLNIIDESRYTSLQKQMSMRKMRTKEPLDDVYPLQEPVVLKKSILMLLEHNVKNELQLIQEMGVPQEFIEMLCNLPKGTLNYKEPEPTIRLVKR from the coding sequence ATGAACGTAAATCAGGAAACCGTTTTTAATCCGAAGAGACTAAGAGAAGCAAGGTTAGTAAGAGGAATGACTATAAAAGGACTTGCTGACACGATTGGAGTCTCAAAACAGGCTATTTCGCAATTTGAACTTGGTGAACATATGCCCAAGCAAGAAACAATGATGGCTTTAATTAATACTTTAGGGTTTCCAAAGAGTTTTTTTTACAAAGATTTCAAAGAACAATATGTTGGGAATACCTTTTTTCGTGCCAATGCCACCGCTACGAAAATGAGTAAAGAAATGCAACTTAATAAGTCATTATTAGCTGGATATATCTACAGCTATTTATCCGATTTAATAGAATTCCCAGATTTGAACTTACCAGATGTATCGGAATTAAACACAAACTGGGATGATAACAATGCTATCGAAGAATTGGCAAAAAGGGTTAGAGAGTATTGGGGCATAGGTGAAAATCCAATTGCTAACATTGTACACTTGTTAGAACGAAATGGAATCATGGTATTCTCTGTTGATACAGATAGCCAAAAAGTAGATGCATTTTGTCAACACCGAACAGGGAGACCTTTTATTTTCCTTGGGAATGACAAACAATCGGCGTTTAGGAGACAGTTTGACGGCGGACATGAGTTAGGTCATGTCCTTATGCACGAGGATATAGATAATCAAGATACTCTTAGTAGAGAAGAAATAAAAGCTATGGAGAATCAAGCAAACCGTTTTGCATCAGCACTATTGTTGCCTGCAGAGGCATTTGCAAAATCAGTTACATCCACTTCATTATTGCATTTTATAGAGTTAAAGAAGTATTGGCAAGTTTCCATTGGTGCAATGATATATAGAAGTTACCAACTAAACATAATTGATGAAAGTAGATATACATCATTACAGAAACAAATGTCGATGAGAAAAATGAGGACAAAAGAACCTTTAGACGATGTGTATCCATTACAGGAACCTGTAGTTCTGAAAAAGAGCATCTTAATGCTACTTGAACATAATGTAAAAAACGAGTTGCAACTTATTCAGGAAATGGGAGTACCGCAAGAGTTTATCGAAATGTTATGCAATCTCCCTAAAGGTACTTTAAATTACAAAGAGCCAGAACCGACAATCAGGTTGGTTAAGAGGTAG
- the ggt gene encoding gamma-glutamyltransferase — protein sequence MPRTKRCCIERETAKGKYGMVATAHPLATEIGAKILEEGGNAIDAAVAIQFALNVGEPMMTGIGGSGFMMVYHKDSGDIKIFDGHSEAPAGAHPDMFLDENGEVIPFRERSTHATAVGIPGILKAMDAALKEYGSKPLADLIEPAAQACEEGIPLNWVILNSLDDFGYRLGDEARNFFFAEGDKFEEGQLLKKPHLAKTFRILQKEGVDAFYEGEIAEAIVNTLQGLGGFMTMDDLKNYRHTVDEPIRGTYKGYEIASASPPTAGGQSLLYILKLLENFDLASYGPKSWEKYYLFVEIMRLAFSDKIAYIADPKFNDIPLKGLGDERYLAERLKYINFEFRNPDIDFGNPWKYQEGKGRPVIRQPKESERSETTHFTVTDRWGNIAACTSTVEHPFGSGIMVPGYGFLLNNELTDFDAVPGGVNEPEPGKRPVSCKCPTVLFKDGKPVLTLGSPGGPTIIASVFQTIVNIVDFGMDLKDAIEEPRIFSTPGMLLSWEQGIDPLAKGKLESMNFEFGDDPHIIGNVQAIQFNQETGEMYGAADSSREGTAIGIDFLPGVE from the coding sequence TTGCCACGGACGAAAAGATGTTGTATAGAAAGAGAAACGGCGAAAGGGAAATATGGAATGGTTGCAACCGCCCATCCGCTCGCCACGGAGATTGGCGCGAAAATCCTTGAGGAAGGCGGCAATGCGATAGATGCGGCTGTTGCGATTCAGTTTGCGCTGAATGTCGGTGAGCCGATGATGACCGGCATCGGCGGTTCAGGCTTTATGATGGTCTACCACAAGGATAGCGGGGATATAAAAATTTTCGATGGGCATTCTGAAGCCCCAGCTGGTGCGCATCCAGATATGTTCCTTGATGAGAATGGGGAAGTGATACCTTTCAGGGAGCGGTCAACCCATGCGACAGCGGTTGGCATACCGGGAATCCTGAAAGCAATGGATGCTGCGCTCAAAGAATATGGGAGCAAGCCGCTCGCTGACTTGATTGAGCCAGCTGCCCAGGCTTGTGAGGAAGGGATCCCGCTTAATTGGGTTATCCTTAATTCACTTGATGACTTCGGCTACAGGCTTGGTGATGAAGCACGGAATTTCTTTTTTGCGGAAGGAGATAAGTTCGAAGAAGGGCAATTGCTGAAGAAGCCTCATCTGGCAAAAACGTTCCGTATTTTGCAAAAAGAAGGTGTTGATGCGTTCTACGAAGGAGAAATCGCTGAAGCGATCGTCAACACTTTGCAAGGCCTCGGCGGTTTCATGACGATGGACGACCTCAAAAATTACCGTCATACGGTTGATGAACCTATTCGCGGAACGTACAAAGGTTATGAGATTGCATCAGCAAGCCCTCCGACTGCCGGAGGCCAAAGTCTGCTATATATATTAAAGTTGCTAGAGAACTTTGACTTGGCTTCCTACGGACCGAAGTCGTGGGAAAAATACTATTTGTTTGTTGAAATCATGCGCCTTGCTTTTTCAGATAAAATTGCTTATATCGCCGATCCGAAATTCAATGATATTCCGCTTAAAGGACTTGGTGATGAACGTTATTTGGCGGAAAGGCTGAAATATATTAATTTCGAGTTCCGCAATCCGGACATTGATTTCGGCAATCCATGGAAGTACCAGGAAGGTAAAGGCAGGCCGGTCATCAGGCAGCCGAAGGAGTCGGAAAGGTCGGAAACAACGCATTTTACCGTCACGGACCGGTGGGGGAATATCGCGGCATGTACGTCAACGGTTGAGCATCCTTTTGGCTCAGGCATCATGGTGCCGGGTTATGGATTCCTACTGAACAACGAATTGACTGACTTCGACGCGGTTCCGGGAGGGGTGAACGAGCCTGAACCAGGAAAACGCCCCGTCAGCTGTAAATGTCCGACCGTTTTGTTTAAGGACGGCAAGCCGGTATTGACGCTCGGCTCCCCGGGTGGACCGACCATTATCGCATCCGTTTTCCAGACGATTGTGAATATCGTCGATTTCGGGATGGATTTGAAGGATGCGATTGAGGAACCACGGATATTTTCGACGCCCGGCATGCTGCTGTCCTGGGAGCAAGGGATTGACCCGCTGGCAAAAGGGAAGCTTGAATCAATGAACTTTGAGTTTGGCGATGACCCGCATATCATTGGCAACGTTCAGGCAATCCAGTTCAATCAGGAAACAGGAGAAATGTACGGAGCGGCGGATTCAAGCCGGGAAGGCACTGCAATTGGGATTGATTTTTTGCCTGGTGTGGAATAA